The following is a genomic window from Aquila chrysaetos chrysaetos chromosome 2, bAquChr1.4, whole genome shotgun sequence.
agtgaaaatataaagcaacactataacagaaaaacacatctttcCCTGAGAGGACGTGAAATAATGGCATATCAATGCCAGGAAGCTGCTAAATCCTAGTATGATTAAGATCTTTACTCAGTTTGCTGCTGATAATTACACTACACTCAAATACCTACGAACAGGTGGCTGAAAGTGGAAACCCCAAGGACGTAGAAAGGTAGTTATTGATATGAAGTGACCTCTATTGCCCCTGTTGATAAGGGACAATATAGGACTTCTGGCTGTCCATATTGCTTCCTAAAAGATTGCATTTTTTGTGAGAGCTGCTTAAAAGCATAAAAGGTGACCCAAGAGAAATCTCAGTTCAGCCTTAATTGATAAGACTAGAAGTTGTTTCTTATAAAGCAGATTACACTCATTTTCTTACTCTTCCTTGTAACACTTTGTCATCAATACTTTTCTATTTCCTCTCTGTAAAGCAGGTGCTGAACCTGGAAGAGCTGCAAAATGTCATGCTTCTTCAGTACATGATAATGGATTcgacatttttcatttcttttcccagaatATTCTGGAAATTACTGTTTCTGATGATGACATCATTCATGATGATGACCACGCGATTGTGCTTTTTGATGTAGCTAAAATCCCCCTTGGGGAAAGAGTGTTTATGGCATTCCCACTACATCCACAGGTAAGAGCTCGGTCAGACATTTAGTACATCTTGATGTCCATTCTCTTCCCTCTAATTAAAGAGGTGTGCtgtctcttctgtcttttaCCACCAGGATCAGCTTGGTGGTGAAAACGTAACAAAATTTATGAAAATCTTGGAAACTGCACACCAGTGACAAAATAGATGACCTTCTCAAATTCCTGTTGGTTTTCTCTGGCAGACATCATGGCCAAATTCCCAAGCCCCAGAGCAGATGTAATTTTAGGCAAGCTTTGCACTTTTAATAATCTGACAGAAAATGACAGAGCTTATCTAATCCTCACAAagattataaaaagaaagacaataCAAGGACAGGAAAATGGCCTGTTTCCACAATATTTTACTAAACACTAAGTCTTAGCATATCGTGTTCAGCACATGGAAGCTGGCAAGGAAGaaagtgtgaaaaataaaggtttacTAGGGAGACTTGTAAGGACCAAACACCCTTTGTTCTGCTAGTACTATTGAGATCTTCTTTtccttggggaagaaaaagctgccTCTGTCCTCTAATGTTGACAATAGCAAGCACGAAACAGAATATTGTTACTTATTAAAGCATAAAGGAAACTGTGCTTCCAAAAATGAAGGTCACTTTGCAAACCTCTGCACATGCTAATAGagactgcttcattttttttctttctttcattttcagaggagGGAGGAGCTGGAAGTTGAGTTTGTATTGGAGAGCATGTGAGTAAAAACCATTATTACAGGAGCAGCAGCTTGGAGCGGTGCATCAGTGCAGGGAAACCTTCTGTACACCCAGTATCATCTTAATAGCCAGATTCACCCTTTTTCTAAACTTAATGTGTGCATCAGCAAATAAttgtaagaaaggaaaatgccatGATGTGGAGAATGAGTTCagaattttaattctgtgaCTTTCTCTTACAATTTATACATTACTTACATAGTTCAGAGTTGGTTTTCTGGGGCTGGTAAATCCCACTGCAGTAACTGTAGATTTTCTGGAGAGCGTTCTCTGGGCAGCTTATGGCTGAAGAGAATGTCACTACCCAATCTGTGACATACCTGTGCTATTAAGGCTGTTACAAACACTTTCCAGGTGCCTTATTGCAATTGAATCATTTCTGCTAGGTAGTTATGTGGCATTTAGTGAAAAGGGAGCATAATTCCAGAAACAATAggaaggagcaaaaaaaaaaaattaagatagaAAAATGTGTCCTGTTCAGGACAGTATCCAGATATTATattgtttataaaatacatattatttgttcttgttttctagCCGGGGTCCTCCTGAAACCATCATCACAAATGGGGCAATAGTGGTAAAATATCATTTGCTCTGTTCTCTTGTGTTCTTTCCCAGATCTTTCCTTACCTTAGCTGACTATGATGGCAGTGAGGGAAACATTGCAAGTCTTCATTCTTTAGTGACACTTTTTCTCTTAGGACCTTTATCTTTGAGGAGGCCAGCATGATCTTAAAGGAGCCTTCAGAATGCtatcattttcctttgttttgtctGCATCCACTGAAAATTACAATGTGCTTAGCATAGTACCATCTTCCTGCATGACAATGATGTTCTCACTTTCACTGGATCTGGCAGAAGTCTCCAACACAGCTGGCCCCCACATTCAAGCAATGACCCTTGCTACAATGACCTTTCCAACATCTGCCAGCACTGGTGGTGAGATGTCTGGAAGAGTAATCTAATTCTCTGTCCCCATCACATCTATTCTAGTGTCGTGAAGTAGCCTGCTTGGAAGTTCACTTGGACAGCAGGATGAAGAAGAAGCATTTTTCAGGTAAGCTTATGAATTCTTTAACGGAGTATTAGTGATTTTGCCCTCTCTAACAATGCCTAGAAATTGCATCATCCAAATATTAAGGCTTTAGCTGACCACATCTAAGGCAATTTGTAAAAACTTTGCAGTAGGGAATGCCACCGGTTCTGCAGCAGGTGTAGGTTTGGGGTTCTGACTTCACAGGGAGCCTTGTGCCAGACTAGAAACAACATCAGATGCTTGTACAGAAGGTATCTAAACCCCAGGCTGAGATCCTGAAAACCTCTGCTGTAGTACTGCCAAACCCTGAAGAAGCTTACTTCCTTAGGTGTTGTAGTCCATGGCCGTAACTTTCCTCAGGATCTCTGACAGTTCGACTTCTGCATATGCACAGAAACACCTCATTTTTTGCAGGGGTTAGCCACTCAGCAGCTGGCTCCTGCCTGACCCTGATCAACATCCAGAATCTAGAAGTTCCTCTGCCCACATCCCCTGAGGGGCTGGATCTGGTAGGCAATCTCAGAGCATGCGTAACACACACCAGCAGGATTAGCTGATCTCTTCATATAAATAGGGTCATCTGCTGCAGAGTCAGATCTTATTTTAGGGGACTGAGAACTTCTCTTGCTCATTATTTGGCCTGGGATGAGGATGATTTACAATGCAAAGTACCTGGTTGCATTCACTGTGTCATGATGCAACAGCAATAGGAATGCAGCAGTCTAAAATTCAGTGCTATTCACATCACACTCCCATCCAGCTTCCTGCTCAGCCCATTATAAAGATACAACCACCTGTAATGTTTGGGTCTTGGATGACTTTCAGAAGAcagctttctaaataaaaatgaagaggagaagGGGTTTGTTCAAAGCtactttgcttctttttttccctttctcccttttttgcAATTAGAAGTAActttttgtgtgcattttatCTCATTGGTTTAGAGAATGAGCTAACATTTACAGTGAGAGGATCCTTTGAAGAAACCCAGAGAGTTTCAGTTGGCTGTGACTCTGGCTGCCCAGTCCCAGATCCCACTTTCTTCCACTATGCCAAATACAAGCAACCTTCCCTGGATGTTTCACTCACAAAGAAGAGGAAGCTTCCCACCTTTGTACGTTACCCTAGAACACGGTAGACAACACAGACAGTCCTATGATCTGACCTTTACGTGTGAGTAGGCAGCAAGAGGAGAATATTCCTGTCTTAATCAAAAAGTACTCCGTGCTCCTTTTCAGTGTGCTTGCGTGTCATGCGGAGCAAGAAGGAGAAGCGTCCCCCTGACTCTCCCTCTCAAGTCGCTCCCCTCTGAGCGGGAAGTGGTAGGTGAGGTAAGTGTCCGCATTTaaaattgttgcttttaaaagcttttaaagcttttgcttttaaaaattgttgctGGTTCCCAAGAGGCAGAAACTGAAGAGCACCTCTCTTTATACAGAGCCAGTTGTTTTCTAACCTCCCTCAAATCTAGGGTGATGCATAATGAAGTAAATTATTTggagcaaaataaaatgggaaatccaggggagaaggaggaagaagaaaaatgtctaaGCTGTTGCTCATGCTCCTTCTATTGTCCATGTCCTTGGCCAGGCTGGAGGTCACTGGGTGCCACAGGGACAGGGGGGTgaggctgcagcctggcacaCTGCCATGGGAGGCAAACCCGTGGCCACAGGTACGGGTGCTCAGcctctttgttttccccttttatcTCACATTGTTTTGTGAGAGGCTTTAGTTTCAAGACCCGTGTTTAATGGTGGTCCCTTCCAGGGAGGTGAGGTGTAGCACTGAAGCTCTTCTGCTATTTATTTGTGTAGCTAAGGAGTACTAGCGCAAGCTACACCTGAGTTtcacagcagagagaagatgCAGACTATAGATGATAATACCAAAGTCTTAATTTATTAAATCGCTGCACATCTCTGGGTACTAATGAAACATTGAGAGGACAGTCTATCTCTCAATCTCAGTTCACTGGGGTTCAGAGCTTTCTAGGTATAATGATGACCCAAAAGAGCTATGTCTCATTCTGAGTGGGGGAAAAGGACTGTTCTAAACAATATGTCAATATTGataattttacctttttaaattttcagcacagaaaatttgATTTGCGCTTTAAGGTGAAAAAATGGTAAGATACCTTATTTATcttccttctgtgtttttccCCTCGGTTCTTTGAATTTGGATAGTTGTCAATCAAGTTCCAATCCCTTTGTTGCAGCCTGCATCCTGAATGCTGGCTCATCCTCCTTTCAgactacaaaataaaatggacttGGTACACAATACAGAGATTTTCAGCGGCCCTGAGTTTATGTAATGGGACTATACGTTGAGTTAAGAAAAGGTTTTATAAAGAACACACCAATTTTCTATTGACATTTTGCTGCAATCAAAATTATGTGCTAAGGGCCACTGTAGACACTCTTTGATACGTCTACAACTTATTGCCAAATGCAGATTTTCaatgaaagcagcatttcaaaacTAATTGAAAGAAACCTCTCTATTTCCCAAGGTCAGAGGAGAAAACTAAAAGACCAAAGTCAGCGTGCCTGGCCACTCTAGGATATGaagaaattgaaataataaatgtgcctgtatttattttttttaatgtctcctCAAAGAGATAAATGCAAATTAACTCGATCAAGTGATTGCTTATTTCTAAACCAAGGAAACACATTGTGTATTTTGAGATATGGTTAAGGCCTTAGTAAAATATATAAGAAGAATATGTTACATTATGTAACATATTGTAAGGGAAGTTCTCTTCCCTTACAAAACCAGGTGCATCTTCTGTCATGCTGTAAATATGCTATGAGATATACATACAGTTTACAGCTCTCATTtgaaaacttcttccttaccaCACCCAAGAAAGATTTTCATAGCAGCTTCCAAACTGCAGCTGTAGTGCTTATAAATATCCATAAATTACTGTATACAcccccccacaaaaaaacatCCGATCACAAAAGTCCACAACTTCAGTCCACGGTTCACAGGTATTAGTAGAAGTTTGCACGACTTCTAAAAAGCCACCTTTAAAACACCGCCCTCTGCAGGCTTTTAGTTTTATGATTCAAAGGGAACAATTATGTTACTTGTAGCTATGTTTAATTTCAGGCGTCTTtggcaaggagaaagaaaaaacccaaaacctcttAGTCCAAAGGAAGATGTACTGTTGTTCTCCAGGAACAAACTAAAACATTTCATCTcttcctgctttgctttatATAGACCTGATGGTGAAGGCATGTCTATTTATGAAGtagaagcaattaaaatgctgaattaGACTATAAACATGATGTGAGATACCTGATCCTCTGTTCCAGCCAGGACGACCTAGACATACGCCTGGGCTTTGACCTGTGTGCCCAGGAACAGGATTTCATTCACAAGAGGAAGAAGGTGGTTGCAGCCGCTCTGAAGGACATTCTCCAGCTGGAGGAGGACTTGCAGGATGATGAGGTATCTGAGACATAATTATTGCCTATTTTCTCCACAGCTGAGTGTCAAAATTTGTGTTCAACTCCCATTTTCCTGGAAAGAGTATAAAGTTTCATGTGCAAGCTACGGCTGACTTCTTTTCTCTATCTAGGGAAGAAATGGGTACTCACAggaaacattaataaaaaaactAGCCCTGTTGCTACAGGACCTAGCTTTGTGTTCAGTAGCAGTTGACACAATAATGCAGAGAAGGACTAGGTGCTCTCAGCACCAAAGCCAAAGCTTCTTTTAGGCCTCACAGTCATCTCAACCAGACCTAAACCATTGATTCAGCACTTCTTTCCCTCACAGTTGAGACTGgactttattttgctgtgccTTTTGTGCTGGCATTTAGGCTCCCATTGTGTGAGCACAGCACGCTGCCAGTCTGACTTCATCATCTTCTGCAGCTAGAGCGTGTGCTTGCTTGGCAAATGGGAATGATACCAGAGGGTCTAAGGCAGGGAAAAatcatgtttctcttttttaattatacttCCACAACTGCAGTGTGAAGCCTCAACTCAGATGCAGAGACGACAAATTTTCCTCAGTTTGCCCTAAACTGAGCTCAGCAGGTTTTTTGCGCAGCTAGACTTTTCACACACAAGACCTTGCCTTTAAATGCCAGCGCTAAGCCGTGGGCCATTTCCTTCCCCTCAGATGCAGGGGCAGCCATACTTCCCAGCAGAAAAATCTCCCTAGAGTGTCCTGATTTACACAAGAGATTAATTCACCCCAATGCATGGTAGCTATCTTTACTGTTAATGGAGCCAATTCATATTTACAGATTAATCCTTCCTCTAAGACTACCAGACCCTGGATTTCTCTGTCGTCACAGACAGAAGTAATTGCAGCTAACTTGCATACCTAGtattgtatgtatatatgtggtAGGTGGAGTGAGTATGGTTTCTCTTTCCCTCTAGCAACTGTAAAAGGGGATGGTGTCACCAGCCTCTGGTCTGAGGGGTCCTGAACTGGTCTGTGCTCTTAAACCCATCAGTCATGATACATCTACTATGGCCTGTGAAATAACTATACAATAGTAGAAACTGGCTTTAGCAAATTTCAGTAACAGAGAGGTAATTACTACTCACCGGGAAACTGTGAGACAGCACCTATATTTTCTGGTCTATTGCATCTGGTAAAAATCTGGTTCAGATGGCAGGAGGTACCATTCCCTCTAGTTTTTTGCTGGTCTGTGTTATTGGTTTTGCAACAGAGCAGTGAAAACGTGATGTTTGAGATGATGGATTTTCATGTCCTAATGCACAGCTGCTTGGCAGAGGAAACATGAAGTATTCCTTACTTCTTCTATGCCTCATTATTAattcaggtttttcttctccttgcagACCGGTGGCATGCAGgatctttattattatttatcagTACTGTAACTTTCTCTTATCTAGTCAAAGATGTCTCCCTCCCTTTTCAGACCATGTCACTAAATGCATGCATTTTGGGATTGAACAGGTACCTGTGGTGGCAATCATGACAACAGGTGGTGGAACCAGAGCTCTGACGGCCATGTATGCTCACCTTCTCAGTGTGCAGGAGCTGAATGTCTTGGACTGTGTCTCATACATCACTGGTTTATCCGGCACAACATGGTAAGACCAACATAAGCAGTCTTCATAGGAATTTTCTATATGTGATGTCAAGAAGTGATCTGAAGAGTTGTATCATCTTTACTATCAAGAAAGGGCTTGCTTTCCTGCTGTGGCTTTTTCTTGTTCACTTCAGTGGGTATTTCCCCACATTTGGAATTAATTCAGTCCTGATTAAATACATGGATGGTACCACACACACATGTGCCTTTTCATGTGAATCAAGGCATGATACACAAACCTCCATAACTTCCCAAAGCTCTGCTTCAGAACTCACACTTTTCCTTCAgggtttttgttggtggtttttttttttttaggaccaTGTCAAACTTGTATGAAGATCCTGACTGGTCCCAAAAGGATCTTAAGGAAACACTCAAAGACGCCCGAAAGCATGTGCTCAAAAATAAGTTCTTTACTTGTTTTGCCCCCGATCGCCTGAAATACTACTTGAAAGAGTTGTGCCAGAGGAAACAGGAAGGACATCAAATATGTTTCACGGATCTATGGGGACTCATCATTGAAACCATGTTACATGAAAAGGTACAATAGCAGCACCCTTCTCTTCAGATTTGAGTATTTAGTGAATATAGCAGAGAGGGCAGACAGTAAATCAAAAAATAGTTGAGAATGGatgggacctctggaggttgtCTTGTCCAACAGCCCTGCTCAAGCAGCATAAGCTAGAGCCGGCTGCCCTGAACCATgggcttttgaatatctccacaggtgaagactccacaacttctctgggcaacatatgccagtgtttgaccatcctTACGGAAAAGGagttttttgcttgcttgtttgtttgtttgttttttcagataGATGCCTAAAGCATGTGCCTTGGCAGTAgaattatttgtgtttattGGCTTATTATGCAGATCTTAGCATCATACCTGGTGCAGAAAGGGTGggaataaagagaaataatggGAAACTTATAGTATGAACAACTTCAAAACGAATTCACATGtaaatattgaaatgaaaatcctactgttcttttaaaattgctgcACAGTGTgacaaggcaaagaaaaatcacaaaccCAAAGACAGTATCTCTAAGTTGTTAACAGGATTACGTCACCCTGTAAACATTTCCACCAAAAGGCAATGTTCAGGCTCTATTTTAGTATTCGTGAGTATTTCCTTTCCAATAGGCCATTTATactcaagaaagagaaaacactgcCCCTGTAATATGATTAACCCCACGCGCATCCCAATTTCTACTGCCTGAGCACAGCACAGTGGAAGAGACTCCCTTGGGGTGGGCtcagcagggagctgtgggTGTCCTTGCAGTGCCACAGACCTGACCCCTGACCGCACAGCCCAAGGGAAGCCCGGTGGCACGGCTGTCCTTCCAAGGGCTGCCCTGCTGAGGAGGAGCACCCGCAGCTCCCCTTCAAGGAGGATCTGAACTCAGCACCCTCTCAAGCCTTGGTACTGCTCCAAACCATCCTGCCCTTTCCACCCTGCCTGAGGATGCGAggtgctctgcagcagaagcagtaaGGGTCAAGGCTCGTTGATCATTAACGCTGTCTGAGCCTTGGCTCTGTTACAGGTCTGAGGAAAAGATAGTTTtctgggcaggcagggaaggggttactctttctgaatgaaatatttcctgcCAAGAgtgcttttcaaatatttccagacatttttctgaaacaaataatGTCAATAACAACATCTTCTTCCCACCATTGAAATCtcagattttcttccccataTGAACTTAATTTAGGACTATTTGTGTGCTGAAGTGCTGAGGCAGGCGAGGGTCAGAGGGAGGGAACTGAACTAAACCGGTGGGGAACATCCTGGTTGGAGTCTGGTATGCACTGTGTTGTCAAAGCCCACTTAGATGAAGTGGGAGGCTCTTTGTGTCATCTAACCGTCCTCAGCTACTGTCCTTCTTCAAAACAGGAGGAGTCCCATAAACTCACAGATCAGCAGCAGGCACTAAACCAGGGTCAAAATCCCATGCCCATCTACCTCTCTCTCAATGTGAAGGATAAAATCAGCGACCAGGATTTTAGAGGTAATAATACTCCAGAATTGCATTTAACATTTAATCCCAACAGAGGTCAATTTAGGATTAGGTAAAGAAATCGGTTCAATGCACAGATACTCTAAGAGGCCAATCCACCTAAGAGTAGAAATTTAATAGTTAAATTTTTGAAGGCCTTAGTGTATTCAGCTGTATTCGGGATCAAAAGTAGGATGATGGAGAGCATTATCACGAGATTacctgctctgcatttctgtagAAAGCTTCAGAAATCTGAAGTTTGGAGAGAAATTTAGATGCAAGAGGACAATTCATTCTTCATGTTCACCACTGTGAAATATACAGTGAATAAATGTCTGCTTGCAAAGTGTGCTAGAAACCAGTCTGCCTTAACCTGGCCAATATCGTATGTTTTATTCAACTGATTTGTGCCTCTGCTGCTGTAATCAGTCTgtcttgtgctttttctttcagaatggGTGGAATTTACCCCTTACGAGGTAGGATTCCTGAAATACGGGGCCTTCATTCGTGCAGAAGATTTTGGTAGTGAGTTCTTCATGGGTCGCCTGATGAAGAAAATCCCAGAATCCAGAATCTGCTTTTTGGAAGGTGATTTGTTGCTCTGGGGAAATGTAATGTAATATAATATAATCCGCTCCTGCACAAACCCCTCTTCTGCAATGAAGCAGTTAGTTAgtatatttttttgtctgccaGGAGCAGTCTATGGTAAAATATTAGAACTGATAACAGGTCACtctctgcaggatttttttattttctctgcaattttaTTCAGCTGaacagatttatttaatttcGTAGGCAGTTATGCTTACTGACATGAGGCCTTTGCAATACTTATATGTCTTTGTCAGCAACAAAAGTTGCGTAACATTGCCGTTAAGTTAAATCATCAGTCTCTTCTGCAACCCAAGTCTCTAAAATACAGCCTTTTATCTACAATGTTCCTGCTGCAGCTAACCCTGATTAATCCTCCAGGATAACGCTTCCATTTCAGAGTGCAAATAGGTCataatatttaccttttttccctcttgcataaaaatatttaccttttttacCTCTTGcataaaaacagtaaaagcagtAAGGAAATATGTTTTCCCTTCGCAAAAGCAATCTCTTGCCTCATTGTTCTTCCTACTTCCACCACTTGCATAAAGGaagtttcagggtttttttgagaagttaAGACTTTTTGCTTGTGTGAAGATTTCACTACAGCTAGCGGTGAGGTGTAAGAAAGTAAATCAGAATCTCTCTGTCCCCGGCTGCAATATCAAACAAGGTACCCAGGTCTCCCCTTCTGTGGTCATTACTGCCAGCAGGTCACCAGACCCCTTCCTACACCTCCCACCTTGGCACTTTCTTCCGCCCTTCTCTAGAGCGATGCTGGGACATTTCTGCCCCTGTTCCCTGCCAATGACCCAGCATCCCCTCATTCAGGCAGTGTTACTTACTCCAGTGACACAGTTATTTGACAGGTTTACAGCAAATTCCTTTGCACCCCAGCCCCTGAACAGAGCAGGGACTGGCTACGTAGGTCTTGCAGCTCTTTCCTGCATGGCCAAGCCCTTCCCTCTGACTGCAGGCTGGCATTGCTGGGCCAGGCGATCACCAGGCTGCTCTGGTGCAGCCTCTTCTATCCATCACTCAGTTCCTCCCAAGAGCGCCAGGGTTAGTTCTGCAGTTTGGAGGGTTCAGGAAGGCACCGTTGCGCACCTGGCACATTTAACCATACCAGGTAATGGTGTTTTATCAACCTGAAAGGCTGCAGATTGGTGGCAGTCTGGACTGCCATCAACTTTGCTACATCTGCCAGTAGAGGAACATGCAAATTTAACCCACATATGCCCTAAActgtaaaaaaacagaaggcaaatcAAAAGACTCATACATTTACACtttctattttcaaaacttttaagTCAGCTTCCTCATTCTAAAGGGATACTAGTGTATGAATCTTGAATGTTTTGTGGTTGACAGTCCTGCATGATAACTGCATACCTGTAACAGGATTGCgctagaaataaataaaacctttagAATTACAAATCCTGGCAACTTGGGGAATAACAAACGTTGAGGACAGGTGGAAAGTATTAAAATGAACTTGACAAAATGTTATTTGCCACATAACAAAAATGAGTGTTAGCAGATACACTGGAAGTGCTACCAGCCCTCTTACTAAATGACAATAAATTAGATTCTTTATGTACATTATGGATTCATATACCGATTTATAAAGACAGTCCCTTTTATTTGTGCACTAAGAAAACGTAATGAATGAAGTTTGCTAGTGAATGCAAGAGGTACTGAAAGTCATTGTGGATGAAAATGCTTCCAGGTCTTTACTGGTTTACTTTCTGTCAAATATATCCCATGCCACAGGGATCTGGAGCAGTGTATTTTCCTTGAATCTTATGGATGCTTGGTATATATCTGTTCATTCAGAAGACTTCTGGCACAAATGGACCCGAGACAAAATTACTGACATAGGTGGGTTATTCTTATGCCATtatgttattttctctctctctctctctctctctcttttttttttttttaccctctgtGCTGCTATCCTCTCAccaaatttttcaaagcaattttggATTTCCCTCTTCAGGGATTCCTGTAATCCACATGGAACCTAGGAGGAAATTCATGCTGTGTATCACAGTAT
Proteins encoded in this region:
- the LOC115353588 gene encoding cytosolic phospholipase A2 epsilon-like, with translation MASTSAFPQHSSSKSSPLENEERKWMMHYVAPSDVDVKQEEMSPYSLLTVRIIKLRNAHQADFLSQSDCYVSLWLPTASDEKFHTKTIKDCRNPVWNENFYFRIQRKVKNILEITVSDDDIIHDDDHAIVLFDVAKIPLGERVFMAFPLHPQRREELEVEFVLESIRGPPETIITNGAIVCREVACLEVHLDSRMKKKHFSENELTFTVRGSFEETQRVSVGCDSGCPVPDPTFFHYAKYKQPSLDVSLTKKRKLPTFCACVSCGARRRSVPLTLPLKSLPSEREVVGEHRKFDLRFKVKKCQDDLDIRLGFDLCAQEQDFIHKRKKVVAAALKDILQLEEDLQDDEVPVVAIMTTGGGTRALTAMYAHLLSVQELNVLDCVSYITGLSGTTWTMSNLYEDPDWSQKDLKETLKDARKHVLKNKFFTCFAPDRLKYYLKELCQRKQEGHQICFTDLWGLIIETMLHEKEESHKLTDQQQALNQGQNPMPIYLSLNVKDKISDQDFREWVEFTPYEVGFLKYGAFIRAEDFGSEFFMGRLMKKIPESRICFLEGIWSSVFSLNLMDAWYISVHSEDFWHKWTRDKITDIDDETLFPTRPNELDTRVVCPTDSFSDIFRDVATLRPAASEIHNFLKGFQMNNNYLESEFSKWKDCELDSQPNHLTAGTDYLILIDTAFAFATSYPPLMRPERKVDVILHFNYSSGSQTGGIPFPAKVPDDQETPHVKECYIVGDKESPETPIVIFFPLVNDTFRDYKAPGVKRSPSELAEGDVDVANTCGPYYINNLSYSEEDFDKLVNLSYYNIQNNKDLILQALRTAVERKKQHKKEQPLQKPPNGDGMSVPDREGTQHLADCPALGNMK